A window from Pseudomonas sp. MRSN 12121 encodes these proteins:
- a CDS encoding helix-turn-helix transcriptional regulator, with the protein MDIQIIARDGEPEYAVLPWAQYQALLKAAGITDHSSRDAEAPIATTTDQPLPGLDQLRSLREAKGIAIEALARTVGISPSYLAMIESGERQPDAAIRRSLAWELTVPGWRDES; encoded by the coding sequence ATGGATATTCAGATAATCGCACGCGATGGCGAGCCCGAGTACGCGGTGCTGCCATGGGCTCAGTATCAGGCTTTGTTAAAAGCAGCAGGTATCACCGACCACTCTTCGCGAGACGCCGAGGCGCCGATCGCCACCACAACTGACCAGCCGCTTCCAGGTCTGGATCAACTCCGCAGTTTGCGTGAAGCCAAGGGCATCGCCATCGAAGCGCTTGCCCGTACGGTAGGTATCAGTCCGTCTTATCTGGCCATGATCGAAAGCGGTGAGCGTCAACCGGACGCCGCTATACGCCGCAGCCTGGCCTGGGAATTGACGGTTCCGGGTTGGAGGGATGAATCGTGA
- a CDS encoding YkvA family protein, translating to MKAPWNFARFLPLAGRLLSRGRLPTLLFAVASKGAQQGGRLGKLKDDLRLLQALCLAYWRGEYRAISPKALLSVVAGLMYFLSPVDAIPDFLPMFGMLDDIAVLAWIMKTLDGELGAFRAWRNRQQPEKLAVVERLPATPEQLQLEGPKKNRDI from the coding sequence ATGAAAGCACCCTGGAATTTTGCCCGTTTCCTGCCCTTGGCCGGCCGCCTGCTCAGTCGTGGCCGGTTGCCCACTCTGTTGTTCGCCGTGGCCAGCAAGGGCGCCCAGCAAGGCGGCCGTCTTGGCAAGCTCAAGGACGATCTGCGCCTGCTGCAGGCCCTGTGCCTGGCTTACTGGCGTGGCGAGTATCGGGCGATCAGCCCCAAGGCATTGCTGTCGGTGGTCGCCGGCCTGATGTATTTCCTCAGTCCGGTGGACGCCATCCCGGATTTCCTGCCCATGTTCGGCATGCTCGATGACATTGCCGTCCTGGCCTGGATCATGAAAACCCTGGACGGCGAACTCGGCGCGTTTCGTGCCTGGCGCAATCGCCAGCAGCCGGAGAAGCTGGCCGTGGTCGAGCGCCTGCCCGCTACCCCGGAACAATTGCAGCTGGAGGGCCCGAAAAAGAACCGGGATATCTGA
- a CDS encoding FKBP-type peptidyl-prolyl cis-trans isomerase, translating to MKQHRLAAAVALVSLVLAGCDSQTSVELKTPAQKASYGIGLNMGKSLAQEGMDDLDSKAVAQGIEDAIGKKEQKLKDDELVEAFAALQKRAEERMAKISEESAAAGKKFLEENGKKAGVTTTASGLQYEVLKKADGAQPKPTDVVTVHYTGTLTNGTVFDSSVERGSPIDLPVSGVIPGWVEGLQLMHVGEKYKLYIPSDLAYGAQSPSPAIPANSVLVFELELLGIKDPAKQDDAK from the coding sequence ATGAAACAGCATCGGTTAGCGGCGGCGGTAGCCCTGGTTAGCCTGGTACTCGCGGGTTGTGACTCGCAGACCAGCGTGGAGCTGAAAACCCCGGCGCAGAAAGCTTCCTATGGTATCGGCCTGAACATGGGCAAAAGCCTTGCCCAGGAAGGTATGGATGACCTGGACTCCAAAGCGGTAGCCCAGGGCATCGAAGATGCCATCGGCAAGAAAGAACAGAAGCTGAAAGACGACGAACTGGTCGAAGCCTTTGCTGCCCTGCAAAAGCGTGCCGAAGAGCGCATGGCCAAGATCAGCGAAGAGTCGGCCGCCGCCGGCAAGAAATTCCTCGAAGAAAACGGCAAGAAGGCTGGCGTGACCACTACCGCCTCCGGCTTGCAGTACGAAGTGCTGAAGAAGGCCGACGGCGCCCAGCCCAAGCCGACCGACGTGGTGACCGTGCACTACACCGGCACCCTGACCAACGGCACCGTGTTCGACAGTTCGGTCGAGCGTGGCAGCCCGATCGACCTGCCGGTCAGCGGCGTGATCCCAGGTTGGGTCGAAGGCCTGCAACTGATGCATGTCGGCGAGAAGTACAAGCTGTACATCCCGAGCGACCTGGCCTACGGCGCGCAGAGCCCGAGCCCGGCCATTCCGGCGAACTCGGTTCTGGTATTCGAGCTGGAACTGCTGGGTATCAAGGATCCGGCGAAACAAGACGACGCCAAGTAA